A region of uncultured Tolumonas sp. DNA encodes the following proteins:
- a CDS encoding TRAP transporter large permease: MDWTLSLVMFGSFFILVFLGVPISFSIGLATLAAGTMMLPLETTLAVIGQKVATGLDSFSLLAIPFFIFAGVLMNRGGIAHRLINFSQILVGRMPGSLGHVNVMANMLFGSISGSAVAAAAAVGGTMSPMQKKAGYDPAYSAAINVTSCITGLLIPPSNVLIIYALTAGGISVATLFMAGYLPGILMGLGIMVVGAIIAKRRGYPVAPRPTMAIALKALWDAFPSLLLVVVVMGGILGGIFTATEASAIAVVYTFVLSVLIYREVKFKELPSIILDSVITTSIVLLLIGISVGMSWAMTNADIPYTISDALMRVSDNPIVILLIINIILLIVGVFMDMTPAVLIFTPIFLPIATNLGMDPVHFGIMMVFNLCIGLCTPPVGSALFVGCSVSGVRLQDLLKPMLPFFLALLVTLFAVTYIPALSLFLPGLFGMH, encoded by the coding sequence ATGGATTGGACACTCTCATTGGTTATGTTTGGCTCGTTTTTTATATTGGTATTTTTAGGCGTTCCTATTTCATTCTCTATCGGGTTGGCCACACTGGCTGCTGGCACGATGATGCTCCCGTTAGAAACAACACTCGCGGTAATTGGCCAGAAAGTGGCCACTGGTTTAGATAGTTTTTCATTGTTAGCGATCCCATTTTTTATCTTTGCCGGGGTATTAATGAATCGTGGCGGTATTGCCCACCGCCTCATTAATTTTTCGCAGATCTTAGTTGGCCGGATGCCGGGTTCGCTGGGGCATGTGAATGTGATGGCAAATATGTTGTTTGGTTCAATTTCAGGCTCTGCGGTTGCAGCTGCAGCAGCGGTTGGTGGCACCATGTCACCGATGCAGAAAAAAGCGGGCTATGACCCAGCGTATTCTGCTGCGATCAATGTGACCTCTTGTATTACCGGATTATTAATTCCGCCATCAAACGTGTTGATTATTTATGCACTAACAGCGGGTGGTATTTCGGTTGCGACGCTATTCATGGCGGGCTACCTTCCAGGTATCCTTATGGGGCTTGGTATCATGGTCGTCGGTGCTATTATTGCAAAGCGCCGTGGCTATCCGGTCGCACCTCGTCCAACCATGGCTATAGCGTTGAAAGCGCTGTGGGATGCGTTCCCTAGTCTGTTGCTGGTTGTCGTAGTTATGGGGGGTATTCTGGGTGGTATCTTTACTGCTACCGAAGCATCAGCCATTGCGGTGGTATATACCTTTGTATTGTCAGTCTTGATTTATCGTGAAGTGAAGTTCAAAGAGCTGCCATCGATCATTCTCGATTCGGTTATCACCACGTCGATTGTTTTACTATTGATCGGTATCTCTGTTGGTATGTCATGGGCAATGACCAATGCGGATATTCCTTACACCATCAGTGATGCCCTGATGCGAGTATCAGACAATCCGATTGTTATTCTGCTGATCATTAACATCATTTTGTTGATTGTTGGTGTGTTCATGGACATGACCCCAGCCGTGTTAATTTTCACGCCGATCTTTTTACCAATAGCGACTAATTTGGGTATGGATCCGGTTCATTTCGGGATCATGATGGTGTTCAATCTGTGTATCGGCTTGTGTACACCACCAGTGGGCAGTGCGTTGTTTGTTGGTTGTTCAGTGTCTGGGGTTCGCTTGCAAGATCTGCTCAAACCTATGTTGCCATTCTTTTTGGCTCTGCTAGTGACCTTATTTGCCGTTACTTACATTCCTGCATTAAGCCTGTTTTTACCCGGGCTATTCGGAATGCATTGA
- a CDS encoding MFS transporter: MASTKKIKGLRWWIIGVVMLGTVLNYLTRSSLSAAAPTLKDQLHITVEQYSYVVAAFQACYTVMQPVAGFILDSVGVKIGLAIFCVAWSLTNMLHAFANSWQSLAFFRGLMGMAEAAVIPAGMKSVTEWFPAKERSIATGWFNIGSSIGGMLAPPLVIACIQLYNWETAFVVTGALGFVWVALWLLFFRLPSKHPNITDEERQYIQDGQEVAHKNDKSKPSVRQIIKRKEFWGIAIPKFLAEPAWQTFNFWIPLYLSSVRHMDLKSIAMFAWIPFLAADLGCVVGGYLSPLMMKWFKVSLITSRKLVVITGAICMLAPAAIGLVASPYTAIALFCVGCFAHQTISGSLITLSSDVFSKNSIGTANGLTGMAGYLGATIFSLIVGVVASKIGYDPLFVCLSLFDVIGAVIVCLLIRNSATNSPVSV; this comes from the coding sequence ATGGCGTCAACTAAAAAGATTAAAGGACTGCGCTGGTGGATTATCGGCGTAGTTATGCTGGGAACGGTATTGAACTATCTAACCCGTTCTTCGTTGTCAGCTGCGGCGCCGACACTGAAGGATCAGCTACACATTACCGTAGAACAATATTCCTATGTCGTTGCGGCATTTCAGGCGTGTTACACCGTGATGCAGCCGGTTGCCGGCTTTATTCTGGATTCTGTCGGTGTCAAAATTGGTTTGGCTATTTTCTGCGTTGCTTGGTCGCTGACTAATATGCTGCATGCCTTCGCTAACAGCTGGCAGTCATTAGCATTCTTTCGTGGTCTGATGGGGATGGCTGAAGCAGCCGTTATTCCTGCAGGTATGAAATCGGTCACAGAATGGTTTCCTGCCAAAGAGCGTTCGATTGCCACTGGCTGGTTTAATATTGGATCGTCAATCGGTGGCATGTTGGCACCACCGCTGGTTATTGCCTGTATTCAGTTATATAACTGGGAAACGGCTTTTGTGGTGACCGGTGCATTAGGTTTTGTCTGGGTTGCGCTGTGGTTACTTTTCTTTCGTCTACCATCTAAACACCCCAACATTACTGATGAAGAAAGACAATATATCCAGGATGGTCAAGAGGTTGCACATAAAAATGACAAATCTAAACCATCGGTAAGACAGATCATAAAACGCAAGGAATTCTGGGGTATCGCGATTCCTAAATTCCTTGCAGAGCCTGCCTGGCAGACCTTTAATTTTTGGATCCCGCTCTATTTGAGTTCTGTTCGCCACATGGATCTGAAGTCAATCGCTATGTTTGCTTGGATTCCATTTCTCGCTGCGGATTTAGGTTGTGTGGTGGGCGGGTATTTGTCCCCACTGATGATGAAATGGTTCAAGGTGTCATTAATTACAAGCCGTAAGTTAGTGGTTATCACTGGCGCTATTTGTATGTTGGCTCCTGCTGCAATAGGTCTGGTTGCCAGCCCTTATACGGCAATTGCATTGTTCTGTGTCGGTTGTTTTGCGCACCAAACTATCTCTGGTTCACTGATCACGTTGTCATCTGATGTATTCAGCAAAAACTCCATTGGTACAGCGAATGGTTTGACTGGAATGGCTGGTTATCTTGGGGCGACTATTTTCTCTCTCATAGTCGGTGTTGTAGCAAGCAAAATTGGCTATGACCCACTCTTCGTCTGCTTATCATTATTTGACGTGATTGGCGCGGTCATTGTGTGCTTGCTTATCAGGAATTCAGCCACTAACTCGCCAGTTTCTGTATAG
- the uxaC gene encoding glucuronate isomerase — MSSFLTEDFLLDTDFARQLYHDFAADQPIYDFHCHLPPQLIAEDYQFKNLYDIWLKGDHYKWRAMRSNGADEKFCTGDADDYAKFQAYAATVPHTIGNPLYHWTHLELRRPFGLTNVLLSPTTEKQVWDFCNDKLAQPEFSARGIMQQMNVKMVATTDDPIDDLRHHAAIAADETFGTVVTPSWRPDKAFNIEAPIFADYITALETAANVAIDSFADLKQALTLRLDHFAAHGCKIADHALDVVLFGEASDAGLTAMLQARRQGQILSPEQIAAFKTAVLLFLAAEYKQRGWVQQYHIGALRNNNSRRLQELGPDTGFDSINDGLVAAPLSRLLDAQDRNNQLPKTILYCLNPRDNEVLATMLGNFQGDGIPGKMQFGSGWWFNDQKDGMERQMIQLAQLGLLSRFVGMLTDSRSFLSYTRHEYFRRVLCRMLGRWVADGEAPADIKLLGEMVQNICFNNAKNYFGIALK; from the coding sequence ATGAGTTCCTTTTTAACCGAAGATTTCTTACTGGATACTGATTTTGCCCGCCAGCTGTACCATGATTTCGCAGCAGACCAGCCAATTTATGACTTTCATTGTCACCTGCCGCCGCAATTGATCGCTGAAGATTACCAGTTTAAAAATCTGTATGACATCTGGTTGAAAGGCGATCATTATAAATGGCGTGCCATGCGCTCGAACGGTGCCGATGAGAAATTCTGCACCGGTGATGCCGATGATTACGCTAAATTTCAGGCTTATGCCGCTACTGTTCCGCATACCATTGGTAACCCGCTGTATCACTGGACACACCTCGAACTGCGTCGGCCATTTGGCTTAACGAATGTATTGTTATCTCCTACTACCGAAAAACAGGTGTGGGATTTCTGCAACGACAAGCTGGCGCAACCGGAATTTTCGGCACGTGGCATCATGCAGCAGATGAACGTGAAAATGGTCGCCACCACTGACGATCCGATTGATGACCTGCGCCACCACGCAGCGATTGCAGCCGATGAAACATTTGGCACCGTAGTGACACCAAGCTGGCGGCCAGACAAAGCCTTCAATATTGAAGCACCGATCTTTGCCGATTACATCACGGCGTTAGAAACTGCCGCAAATGTCGCCATTGATTCATTTGCCGACTTAAAACAGGCGCTGACACTGCGTCTGGATCATTTCGCGGCTCACGGCTGTAAAATTGCTGACCACGCACTGGATGTGGTGCTGTTCGGTGAAGCCTCTGATGCCGGACTGACAGCCATGTTGCAGGCACGTCGCCAAGGTCAAATTCTGTCACCCGAGCAGATCGCCGCCTTCAAAACCGCAGTGTTGTTATTCCTCGCCGCCGAATACAAACAACGGGGCTGGGTGCAGCAATATCACATCGGTGCGCTGCGCAATAACAACAGCCGTCGTTTGCAGGAACTTGGCCCAGATACTGGTTTTGACTCGATCAATGATGGTCTGGTTGCCGCGCCATTGTCACGTCTGCTCGACGCGCAAGATCGCAATAATCAGTTACCAAAAACCATTTTGTATTGCCTGAATCCACGCGATAACGAAGTGCTGGCAACCATGCTGGGCAATTTCCAGGGCGACGGTATTCCAGGAAAAATGCAATTCGGCTCCGGCTGGTGGTTTAACGATCAGAAAGATGGCATGGAACGCCAGATGATCCAGCTGGCACAACTCGGTTTGCTGAGCCGTTTTGTTGGCATGCTGACCGACAGCCGCAGCTTCCTCTCTTATACCCGACATGAATATTTCCGCCGCGTATTGTGCCGCATGCTCGGTCGTTGGGTCGCCGATGGCGAAGCGCCAGCCGACATCAAACTGTTGGGTGAGATGGTGCAGAACATCTGCTTTAACAATGCGAAAAACTACTTCGGCATTGCGCTGAAATAA
- a CDS encoding altronate dehydratase family protein, with protein MQEVIKIHATDNVAVALADLAEGQRINIDGVTITLRGFIARGHKLALHDLPANTQVIKYGLPIGHARTDIAVGEHVHHHNIATNLNDLDEYQYQPDFIALPPQPADREVQIYRRKNGEVGIRNELWILPTVGCVNALAKQMQQQLQRECNLSAIDGIHLFSHQYGCSQLGQDHQNTRTILQNMVRHPNAGGVLVVGLGCENNQIAAFKETLGEFDAERVRFMVCQQHDDEVATGVELLQELLAVMQQDSRTPGLISELKFGLECGGSDGFSGITANPLLGQFSDYVIQHGGTSVLTEVPEMFGAERILMSRCHDETTFEKTVSMVNDFKQYFIDHNQPIYENPSPGNKAGGISTLEEKSLGCTQKAGQSQVMDVLKYGDRLTHPGFNLLSAPGNDAVATSALAAAGCHMVLFSTGRGTPYGGFVPTVKLATNSDLARRKPHWIDFNAGRLLEDQTMAQLLNQFIDLIVDVANGKATCNEKNDFRELAIFKSGVTL; from the coding sequence ATGCAAGAGGTTATAAAAATACATGCCACCGATAATGTCGCGGTGGCCTTGGCTGACCTTGCCGAAGGTCAGCGTATTAACATCGATGGCGTGACGATCACCCTGCGTGGCTTTATTGCGCGTGGGCATAAACTGGCGCTGCATGATTTACCCGCGAACACGCAAGTGATCAAATATGGCCTGCCGATTGGGCATGCCCGCACTGACATTGCGGTCGGTGAACATGTGCATCATCACAACATCGCCACCAATTTGAACGATCTGGATGAATATCAATACCAGCCTGATTTTATCGCTTTGCCACCACAACCCGCCGATCGCGAAGTGCAGATCTATCGTCGTAAAAATGGTGAAGTGGGTATTCGGAATGAGTTATGGATCTTACCAACAGTCGGTTGTGTGAATGCGCTGGCGAAACAGATGCAGCAACAGCTGCAACGTGAATGCAATCTGTCAGCTATCGACGGTATTCATCTTTTCAGCCACCAATATGGCTGTTCCCAGCTAGGCCAAGACCACCAGAACACCCGCACCATACTGCAGAATATGGTCCGTCACCCCAATGCCGGCGGGGTTCTGGTGGTTGGCTTAGGTTGTGAAAACAACCAAATCGCCGCCTTCAAAGAGACCTTAGGTGAATTTGATGCCGAGCGCGTGCGTTTCATGGTCTGTCAGCAACATGATGATGAAGTTGCCACCGGTGTCGAACTGTTGCAGGAGTTGCTGGCAGTGATGCAACAAGACTCCCGCACACCGGGTTTGATCAGCGAGCTGAAATTCGGGCTGGAATGTGGCGGTTCTGATGGTTTCTCCGGCATTACCGCCAACCCGCTGCTGGGTCAGTTTTCTGATTACGTGATCCAACATGGTGGCACCAGCGTGCTAACCGAGGTGCCGGAGATGTTTGGTGCGGAACGCATTTTGATGTCCCGTTGCCATGATGAAACCACGTTTGAGAAAACGGTATCGATGGTGAATGACTTCAAACAGTATTTCATCGATCACAACCAGCCGATCTATGAAAATCCGTCTCCCGGCAACAAAGCAGGTGGCATTTCCACGCTGGAAGAGAAGTCGCTGGGCTGTACGCAAAAAGCCGGACAAAGTCAGGTCATGGATGTGTTGAAATATGGTGATCGGTTAACGCACCCTGGTTTTAACTTACTCAGCGCGCCAGGCAATGATGCCGTGGCCACCAGCGCACTGGCCGCCGCCGGTTGTCACATGGTATTGTTCAGCACAGGGCGAGGTACGCCCTACGGCGGATTCGTTCCGACTGTGAAACTAGCCACCAACAGCGATTTAGCCAGACGTAAACCGCATTGGATTGACTTTAACGCAGGTCGATTGCTGGAAGACCAAACCATGGCGCAGCTGCTCAATCAGTTTATTGATTTGATTGTCGATGTCGCCAATGGTAAAGCCACCTGTAATGAGAAGAACGACTTCCGAGAACTCGCGATCTTCAAAAGTGGCGTAACCTTGTGA
- a CDS encoding tagaturonate reductase encodes MHALNRQQFPGNVYPEKIIQFGEGNFLRAFVDWQIDLLNEHTNLNAGITIIRPIDTPFPPSLSTQDGLYTTVIRGLNEAGEAVRHTRLIRSVNRELNCYQQFDEVLALARNPDIRFVFSNTTEAGITYVADDQLTDAPPSSFPAKLTRLLFERFQHFNGAADKGWIILPCELIDYNGDALRELVQRYAVEWKLPLAFSNWLGQHNTFCSTLVDRIVTGFPRDEHAALQEEFGYQDQFVDTAEYFYLFVIQGPQWLSEALCLDQLPADKPMNIRIVNDIKPYKERKVAILNGAHTALVPVAFLAGIDTVGETLQDAQLSQFVEKAIFEEIVPTLDLPRDELESFSRDVLARFRNPFIKHQLLSIALNGMTKYKTRILPQLLTYQDRKGHLPVRLTFALAALLAFYQGKRGDESYPLQDEAHWLEHFAALWPAVDAGTITLADLVKQTLSVESHWGEDLTRVKGLVEAVCLHLMRIRSQGMRTALTVCS; translated from the coding sequence ATGCACGCTTTAAACCGCCAGCAATTTCCCGGCAACGTATACCCTGAAAAAATCATCCAATTCGGCGAAGGCAATTTTCTGCGCGCCTTTGTCGATTGGCAGATCGACTTGCTGAATGAACACACCAATCTGAATGCTGGTATTACTATCATTCGCCCGATTGATACGCCCTTTCCACCCAGCTTGAGCACGCAAGATGGTCTCTATACCACGGTTATTCGTGGCCTGAACGAAGCGGGTGAAGCGGTGCGCCATACCCGTCTGATCCGCAGCGTTAATCGCGAACTGAACTGCTACCAGCAGTTTGATGAGGTGTTGGCACTGGCGCGTAACCCCGATATTCGTTTTGTGTTCTCAAACACCACCGAAGCTGGCATTACCTATGTCGCGGATGACCAGCTGACCGATGCGCCACCAAGCAGCTTTCCCGCCAAACTGACGCGTTTGCTGTTTGAACGCTTCCAACATTTTAACGGTGCCGCCGACAAAGGCTGGATCATTCTGCCTTGTGAGCTGATTGACTATAACGGTGATGCGCTGCGTGAATTGGTGCAGCGTTATGCTGTCGAGTGGAAATTGCCGCTGGCGTTCAGTAACTGGCTGGGTCAGCACAACACCTTCTGCTCAACACTGGTTGATCGCATCGTGACCGGTTTCCCACGTGATGAACACGCCGCCTTGCAGGAAGAGTTCGGTTATCAGGATCAATTTGTCGATACCGCGGAATACTTCTATCTGTTTGTCATTCAAGGGCCGCAGTGGTTGAGTGAAGCGCTGTGTCTTGATCAGCTGCCAGCCGATAAACCGATGAACATTCGTATCGTGAATGACATCAAGCCATATAAAGAGCGCAAAGTGGCGATCTTGAATGGTGCGCATACCGCATTGGTACCGGTGGCGTTCTTAGCCGGAATCGACACCGTCGGCGAAACGCTGCAAGACGCGCAGTTAAGCCAATTTGTGGAAAAGGCAATTTTCGAAGAAATAGTACCGACGCTGGATCTGCCACGCGATGAGCTGGAGTCATTCTCGCGAGATGTGTTAGCGCGCTTCCGCAATCCGTTTATCAAGCACCAACTGTTGTCGATTGCCCTGAACGGCATGACCAAATACAAAACCCGTATTCTGCCACAACTGCTGACCTATCAAGATCGCAAAGGCCATCTGCCGGTTCGCCTGACCTTTGCACTGGCGGCACTACTGGCCTTTTATCAAGGCAAACGTGGCGATGAAAGCTACCCATTGCAAGACGAAGCGCACTGGCTGGAACACTTTGCGGCACTGTGGCCGGCGGTTGACGCTGGTACCATCACGCTGGCCGATCTGGTGAAGCAAACATTGAGCGTAGAAAGTCACTGGGGAGAAGATCTGACCCGCGTGAAAGGGCTGGTGGAAGCGGTTTGTCTGCATCTGATGCGGATCCGTTCACAAGGTATGCGCACCGCGCTGACCGTTTGTAGCTGA
- a CDS encoding TRAP transporter small permease: protein MRLQKFKTPIDKVIATFSIVVMVGLVFCVVWQVFSRYVLGAPSTMTDEIARFSMIWVGLLGAAYGVGAQSHLSIDLLTMNLKGKKKALNVIFVNLCVLGFAASALIWGGGVLVLKVYATAQLSPAMQLPMAYVYGVLPLSGAVMSYYSLLYILDAVMDFFALPAIQMTTSEEKA, encoded by the coding sequence ATGCGGCTTCAAAAATTTAAAACACCGATTGATAAGGTAATTGCTACTTTTTCGATCGTGGTAATGGTTGGTTTGGTTTTTTGTGTGGTATGGCAAGTGTTCAGTCGCTATGTACTGGGTGCACCAAGCACCATGACCGATGAAATAGCTCGTTTCAGCATGATCTGGGTCGGGTTACTGGGTGCTGCATATGGCGTAGGCGCTCAGAGCCATTTAAGCATCGATTTGTTGACAATGAATTTGAAAGGCAAAAAGAAAGCCTTGAACGTGATTTTTGTCAATCTGTGCGTGCTGGGCTTTGCGGCAAGTGCGCTGATTTGGGGTGGTGGAGTGCTAGTGCTTAAAGTCTATGCAACCGCACAATTATCACCTGCGATGCAACTGCCGATGGCTTATGTATATGGTGTACTACCGTTGAGTGGTGCCGTGATGAGTTATTACAGCTTGTTATACATATTAGATGCAGTCATGGATTTCTTTGCTCTGCCTGCCATCCAAATGACCACCTCTGAGGAGAAAGCATAA
- the exuR gene encoding transcriptional regulator ExuR: MDFVESARLYQKVATELKKRITCNQYMVGDRLPAERLIAEEMKVSRTVVREAIIMLEVEGMVDVRKGSGIHVIALESRYSPLTTLETEDNEFLTAGPFELLQARQLLESNIAEFAATQVTKQDIMALLAIQETAQKEDRSRDSQWDKQFHIQVAKATQNSVLVTLVAKLWQHREHNPYWLKLHEHIDDRAIESWCDDHEQILKALMRKDPKAAKLAMWQHLENTKKMLFQATTVDDDLVDDRYLFAENPVVHLVNA, from the coding sequence ATGGATTTTGTTGAATCAGCACGTCTTTATCAGAAAGTGGCTACAGAGCTAAAGAAACGGATCACTTGTAACCAATATATGGTTGGAGATCGTTTACCTGCAGAGCGTCTGATTGCGGAAGAGATGAAAGTGAGCCGAACGGTAGTCCGCGAGGCTATTATCATGCTGGAAGTTGAAGGCATGGTTGATGTGCGAAAAGGTTCTGGTATCCATGTCATCGCTTTGGAGTCACGATATTCACCGCTGACGACACTTGAAACAGAAGATAATGAATTTTTGACCGCAGGCCCGTTCGAGTTACTACAAGCCCGCCAGTTGCTGGAAAGTAATATTGCCGAATTTGCGGCTACTCAAGTGACCAAGCAAGACATTATGGCGTTATTGGCAATTCAAGAAACAGCCCAGAAAGAAGACCGATCGCGCGATTCTCAGTGGGATAAACAGTTCCATATTCAGGTTGCCAAAGCCACGCAAAATTCTGTGCTGGTCACTTTGGTGGCTAAGCTCTGGCAGCATCGGGAGCACAATCCGTATTGGCTTAAATTGCATGAGCATATTGATGATCGGGCGATCGAGAGCTGGTGTGATGATCATGAGCAGATCTTGAAAGCATTGATGCGGAAAGACCCGAAAGCGGCAAAGTTGGCGATGTGGCAGCATTTGGAAAATACCAAGAAAATGCTGTTTCAGGCGACAACGGTGGATGATGACTTAGTAGATGATCGCTATTTGTTTGCCGAAAATCCCGTCGTTCATTTAGTGAACGCTTGA
- a CDS encoding TRAP transporter substrate-binding protein, whose protein sequence is MTLKLKTLAASILLAAPLAMFSFSSMAVERVTLKLAHNLDNSHVVHKALAEMAKEIETASDGKMKLRIYPGGQMGGPRETIEMLQNGALDMTKASASEMEPFAPAYSIFSLPYLFKNEKHFTNVLYGKVGQDMMQETRDKGFISLAAYVAGTRSFYAKKAIHTPADMKGLKIRVVATPTTIKLIELLGAAPAPIPFGEVYTALQQGVIDGAENNEPSYVQTRHVEVAKFYSEDQHTAVPDYLIVSTKAWDALSDEQRKIITTAAKHSEEYEQKLWADEVIASRKKAEESGATFIQVDKEAFRKALTPIYDDFKNDPQKAEWLKKIEAVSDQ, encoded by the coding sequence ATGACGTTAAAACTAAAAACACTGGCTGCAAGCATCTTATTAGCCGCCCCGTTGGCAATGTTTTCATTCTCTTCCATGGCCGTTGAACGTGTAACACTGAAACTGGCACATAATCTGGACAACTCGCACGTTGTGCATAAAGCGCTGGCTGAGATGGCGAAAGAAATTGAAACCGCTTCTGATGGCAAAATGAAACTGCGCATTTATCCAGGCGGCCAGATGGGTGGCCCACGTGAAACGATTGAAATGTTGCAAAATGGTGCGTTGGACATGACTAAGGCGAGCGCCAGCGAAATGGAACCATTTGCTCCAGCCTACTCTATTTTCAGCCTGCCTTATCTGTTCAAAAACGAAAAACACTTCACCAATGTGCTGTATGGCAAAGTCGGTCAAGACATGATGCAAGAGACCCGCGATAAAGGGTTTATTTCACTGGCGGCTTATGTGGCTGGCACACGTAGTTTTTATGCGAAGAAAGCCATTCATACTCCAGCTGATATGAAAGGTCTTAAGATCCGCGTTGTTGCAACACCAACGACCATCAAACTGATTGAGTTGCTGGGGGCTGCACCAGCACCGATCCCATTTGGTGAAGTCTATACCGCACTGCAACAAGGTGTCATTGATGGTGCTGAAAACAATGAACCATCTTATGTGCAAACTCGCCATGTGGAAGTCGCTAAATTCTATTCGGAAGATCAACATACCGCAGTGCCGGATTATCTGATTGTCTCCACTAAGGCGTGGGATGCGTTATCCGACGAGCAGCGCAAAATCATCACTACCGCTGCTAAACACTCCGAAGAGTACGAACAGAAACTGTGGGCTGACGAAGTGATCGCATCTCGTAAAAAAGCGGAAGAGAGTGGTGCCACCTTTATCCAAGTTGATAAAGAAGCTTTCCGCAAAGCGTTGACACCGATCTATGACGATTTCAAAAATGACCCGCAAAAAGCGGAATGGCTGAAGAAGATTGAAGCTGTTTCCGATCAGTAA
- a CDS encoding DUF523 domain-containing protein, translating into MKTPKILVSACLLGCPVRYDGQSKPVHHTLLQRWQANGWLVPFCPEQAGGLPTPRPAAEIQTDGRVMTGCNHDVTTAFVRGAEQALTLCQQQQIKYAILKESSPSCGSSNIYNGQFSGQKIPGEGITTRLLRQHDIQVFSEHNLDELFALLS; encoded by the coding sequence ATGAAAACACCAAAAATTCTAGTCAGTGCCTGTTTGCTGGGTTGCCCGGTTCGTTATGACGGTCAGAGCAAACCGGTTCATCACACCTTATTGCAACGCTGGCAAGCCAATGGCTGGCTGGTGCCATTTTGTCCGGAACAAGCTGGTGGTTTACCCACCCCGCGTCCGGCCGCTGAAATTCAAACCGATGGCCGCGTAATGACCGGTTGTAACCATGATGTGACTACCGCCTTCGTGCGCGGCGCCGAACAGGCACTCACCTTGTGCCAGCAGCAACAAATCAAATACGCGATCTTAAAAGAGAGCAGCCCATCGTGCGGCAGCAGCAATATCTATAACGGCCAGTTCAGCGGTCAGAAAATTCCCGGTGAAGGCATCACCACTCGCCTGTTACGCCAACACGATATTCAGGTATTTTCGGAACACAATCTGGATGAACTGTTTGCGCTGCTCAGTTAA
- a CDS encoding YgjV family protein: MTSHLHALAALFAANPLAQSVGLLAFIIGISAFVQRNDQRLRTFLTLYCVVIGAHFFLLGAHTAAYAAWLSGFRSFISTHTRHVAVMCFFLLIVWVLGVPNITQPIQWLTLIGTTLGTWALYREQGIRMRLIMLMGTVCWVTHNFVIGSIGGALIEGSFLFVNSHTVFRLWRQRPAHITN; encoded by the coding sequence GTGACCTCACATTTACATGCTTTAGCGGCTTTGTTTGCTGCCAACCCACTGGCGCAGTCAGTGGGTTTACTGGCGTTTATAATTGGCATTTCAGCCTTTGTGCAACGCAATGACCAGCGTCTGCGTACCTTTCTGACCTTATATTGTGTCGTCATTGGCGCCCATTTCTTCTTGCTCGGCGCCCATACCGCCGCTTATGCGGCATGGCTCAGTGGTTTCCGCAGTTTTATTTCAACTCATACCCGCCATGTCGCGGTGATGTGTTTTTTCCTGCTGATCGTTTGGGTGTTGGGTGTGCCGAACATTACCCAACCGATTCAGTGGTTAACGCTGATCGGCACCACGCTCGGTACCTGGGCGCTGTATCGTGAACAAGGCATTCGTATGCGTCTGATCATGCTGATGGGCACCGTGTGTTGGGTGACACATAATTTTGTGATTGGTTCGATTGGTGGTGCGCTGATTGAGGGCAGCTTTTTGTTTGTGAACAGCCACACCGTCTTCCGTTTATGGCGACAGCGCCCTGCTCACATAACCAACTAA